Genomic window (Chitinophagales bacterium):
CAGCCTACGTAAATCAGTATATGACCAAATATGTCTTCGATACCTTTCAGCAAATACGAAGAAATTTTTGGGAATGTAAAATCACCTTTAAGCATCAGTTCAAAGAAGGGAATATTCGCAATATACCTTTATCCATAAACTTTCATGAACCTCGATTGAGATTTGAGGTCATGAAAGATGAAGATGGAAAACTACACCTTAAAAAATATGTCTATCTCGAAGAGGATGAGTATGCCGAGAAGGATGTAGAAATATTTGAATTTCTCATCATAAAAGGAACAGAATACTTTGTTTTCAACAATACGGATTTTCAAACCCTAACACGTCTTAAGAAAATCGATTTCGAAAAATATCATTATGATGCTGTCGGATTCTCAGAAGAAATCTTAATGGATTTAGAAAAGAAATATGCAGTAGAACGCCATAAACACTTCCCTGAAGAACATATAGAAGTGGAGCCTAGCTATCAGCTATACCTGACAGAGTCTTCTGATTTTCTCATGCTGCATCCGCAGTATAACTATGATGACATCGTAATAGAAGGAGCTTATAAACCTGAAAATATTTTATATAAAAATGGAGTAAAAATCTATGTCAAACGCTCTCAGGAAAAGGAGTCTGAGTTTACCAAAGAGATACAATCGACGTATGCTGATTTTGAAAAGCAATTGAACGGTTACTATTTTCTCTCTGTATCCGAAGCGAAAAAGAAAAACTGGTTTCTCAATTTTTACCATAATATGCTCACGAAAAACGTGGCTATTATAGGTATGGATATGTTGCGGAATTTTCGCTATTCTAGCTTCGCTATCGAAACGAAATATTCCATACTTGGATTAGAAAATAACTTACTGTCTATTCAATTCAAAGTAAATTTCGGCGAGGAAGTAGTTGATAATTTAGAGCTTCAAAAAGCCTTGCAGGCAAAGCAGAAGAGTATATTGCTCTCCGATAATACTATTGGCGTTTTGACCGATGAATGGTTGGAAAAATTTGGACTATTAGTGAAACATAGCCGAATTCAAAAAGATATTTTATCTGTACCCAAGTGGATTTTGATATTCAATAGAACGCTCTCCGAGTTTCAAGACAGTTCCCAAGAACAGGTGATAGAAGAAGATTGGTGGGAAAAATGGAATCAATGGCAAAATAGTGAAGCAATCATTAATCCGATATCGAATGATGTCAAAGCGACACTCCGACCTTATCAGCAAAAAGGTTTTGAATGGATGGTCTTACTGAGTAAAATAGGCGCTGGTGCTTGCCTAGCAGATGATATGGGTTTGGGTAAAACCTTACAGACTATTTGTTTTCTGGATTACAAAAAGAAACAAAGCCCTAATACTATCCAACTTATCATCTCCCCTTCATCTCTTATGTATAATTGGAAAGTAGAGATAGAAAAATTCGCCCCGGAACTCAAAACCCATGTCTATCATCAGTCTAATAGAAATATAGAAGACCTCGCTACGAATCAGGCTGATATTTTGATAACTAGCTATGGGACTGCCAGAGCGGATATAGAACTTCTCGAAGGATTACAATTTTCTACCATCGTGCTAGACGAAAGCCATAATATAAAAAACCCTACAGCGCAAGTTTCAAAGGCAGTGCTGAGGCTTCAAGCAGATTCCAAAGTTATCTTGAGCGGTACGCCTATCATGAATAACACGTTGGACTTGTTTCCACAATTATCATTCATCGTTCCACAGCTTTTTGGCAGCCAGGAATTTTTCTCCAAAGAGTACGTGCACCCGATAGACCGTGATAAGGATAAAGAAAAAATAGAACAACTCAAACGCGTGACAAGTCCATTTGTATTGAGACGAACGAAGGAACAAGTAGCAAAAGATTTACCTTCCAAAACAGAATCTATCATCTGGTGTGAAATGGGCGGCGCTCAAAAACGATACTACAATGAGGTCAAAGATAATATTAAAAACTCTCTTTTCGTCAGTATCAAATCAGAAGGACTAGGGAAGTCGAAGATGAATGTCTTAGCCGGAATTCAGAAATTACGCCAACTCTGTAGCTCACCTGTGCCTATAGAAGACTATGAACACCAAACGGAGGAATCTATAAAAATAGATACCTTGATAGAAGAATTAGAAGGCAATTTAGTTCATAATAAAGTCATTGTATTTTCGCAGTTTTTAGGTGCTTTAGATAAAATAGGTCAACAATTAAAGGTAAAAGAAATAGCTTATTATCTCATTGACGGCAGTACGCCACAAATCAAGCGTCAAGAACAAATCAATAAATTTCAAGACAAAGAAAATCCAGTGCGTGTTTTTCTGCTAAGTTTGAAAGCTGGTAATTCAGGTTTTACTTTAACGGAAGCTAATTACGTATTCCTCATCGACCCTTGGTGGAATAGACAAGTCGAGAACCAAGCGATAGACCGCGTGTATCGTATAGGTCAGGATAAAAATGTTTTTGCTTATCGCATGATATGTAAAGATACCATCGAAGAAAAAATCATCCAACTTCAAACCAAAAAACTACAACTCAGTGAAGAACTCATCTCCGAAGATGAAGGATTTGTGAAGAATTTAAATGAAGAGGATATAGAGTTTTTGTTTGGGTAGGAAGCTGGATACAGATTATTCTTGCTTACAATAATTGGATTTTAGCTTAGCATCTAGCATTTCATCTACAGACTTAAATTCTACGGTTATAATTCGGCTATTCCCTTGACTTATTCCGTTTCTATACGAAGAATAATTTAAATCATCAATTTTACAAGTCTTAAATATATTAGTATCATTCTTATTTGTAACACTATTATAATTAATGTAAGTGCATGATACACACCTATTAGAAGTATTTTTACCACAAGAAAAAATAAAAACTACAAATGTGAGGACGATTAAAAATAAACTGAATTTCATAATCTAAATTATACGCAAAGATACCGAATTTTGCTAACTATAATAATTTTTTAGCCTCATTCCACAACCTATCCATTTCCTCAAGTGTCATTTCAGATAGGGGTTTGTCAGCATGGTCTTCGATATATTGAAAACGTTTGATAAATTTTTGATTGGTGCGCTGCAGAGCGAGTTCGGGATCCACTTTGATATAGCGAGCAAGATTGATCATACTAAATAATACATCGCCCATCTCCTCTTCTATCTCATGCTGTTGACTATGTTGAATAGAAGTTTTCAATTCTCCAATTTCTTCCTCTAATTTATCCAAAACACCTTTCACATCGTCCCATTGAAATCCTACATGAGCTGCCTTATCTTGAATGCGATAAGCCTTGACCATGGCAGGGAGTGATTTAGGCACGCCACCTAGAATAGATTTTCTACCTTCTTTGAGTTTAAGATTTTCCCAATTCTCCTTGACTTGTTCTACAGAAATATCCTTTACAATATCATAGACAT
Coding sequences:
- a CDS encoding ATP-dependent helicase; this encodes MDLRLSFTTQAFLDLKNPFEILVVTRKDDKVDYHTEPIPNRAVIARYKLDSWNLIAENFEFKKYQKLITQHKENYEKLGLSTGLTAYVNQYMTKYVFDTFQQIRRNFWECKITFKHQFKEGNIRNIPLSINFHEPRLRFEVMKDEDGKLHLKKYVYLEEDEYAEKDVEIFEFLIIKGTEYFVFNNTDFQTLTRLKKIDFEKYHYDAVGFSEEILMDLEKKYAVERHKHFPEEHIEVEPSYQLYLTESSDFLMLHPQYNYDDIVIEGAYKPENILYKNGVKIYVKRSQEKESEFTKEIQSTYADFEKQLNGYYFLSVSEAKKKNWFLNFYHNMLTKNVAIIGMDMLRNFRYSSFAIETKYSILGLENNLLSIQFKVNFGEEVVDNLELQKALQAKQKSILLSDNTIGVLTDEWLEKFGLLVKHSRIQKDILSVPKWILIFNRTLSEFQDSSQEQVIEEDWWEKWNQWQNSEAIINPISNDVKATLRPYQQKGFEWMVLLSKIGAGACLADDMGLGKTLQTICFLDYKKKQSPNTIQLIISPSSLMYNWKVEIEKFAPELKTHVYHQSNRNIEDLATNQADILITSYGTARADIELLEGLQFSTIVLDESHNIKNPTAQVSKAVLRLQADSKVILSGTPIMNNTLDLFPQLSFIVPQLFGSQEFFSKEYVHPIDRDKDKEKIEQLKRVTSPFVLRRTKEQVAKDLPSKTESIIWCEMGGAQKRYYNEVKDNIKNSLFVSIKSEGLGKSKMNVLAGIQKLRQLCSSPVPIEDYEHQTEESIKIDTLIEELEGNLVHNKVIVFSQFLGALDKIGQQLKVKEIAYYLIDGSTPQIKRQEQINKFQDKENPVRVFLLSLKAGNSGFTLTEANYVFLIDPWWNRQVENQAIDRVYRIGQDKNVFAYRMICKDTIEEKIIQLQTKKLQLSEELISEDEGFVKNLNEEDIEFLFG
- the mazG gene encoding nucleoside triphosphate pyrophosphohydrolase — its product is MSTEFNRLLSIMNDLREKCPWDKKQTLESLSHLTIEEVYELYDAILENNLDNLKEEIADIMLHLVFYTKIIHEKDGTSIDDILKKGNDKLVQRHPHVYDIVKDISVEQVKENWENLKLKEGRKSILGGVPKSLPAMVKAYRIQDKAAHVGFQWDDVKGVLDKLEEEIGELKTSIQHSQQHEIEEEMGDVLFSMINLARYIKVDPELALQRTNQKFIKRFQYIEDHADKPLSEMTLEEMDRLWNEAKKLL